A DNA window from Theobroma cacao cultivar B97-61/B2 chromosome 5, Criollo_cocoa_genome_V2, whole genome shotgun sequence contains the following coding sequences:
- the LOC18597975 gene encoding uncharacterized protein LOC18597975 isoform X2 codes for MESNSGISGSSPKGNGANSSKMTSTTAEGLTSLASAGKDSNCSRSSTREMCKNILTSPSPSSGGNKKQFQKPMFKTKRTPKWFEKRRMTRSMKRLDKIDRYFSCFSVSKMCEQVSGSLRYEKVKLVNPQELVKPHDNVKRVADHELNPSNRMRCDSRSYREWLRLRASKYKVSGSYGSLSVTTADACEEVKEEVMESRLLCSKMQRVDFDSTQQCYSCNAEPGNALHSVFPVQDGKELISELNMDQTEEYSSDVLDKESQLEIKTGGGHNACVTCMLGGKLLSCVGKGCKRDFHLSCLVPALSNYPPGVWHCIWCVKKKKELGVHSVSEVESIWDAREAVSDNKTMPWEKQYFVKYRGLAHVHNRWIPEKKLLLEAPRLVTKYNSKNQVIRWKTEWTVPHRLLQKRKLLFPTNSDENDLDCTYEWLVKWTGLGYEHATWELENSSFLTSPEAMKLMRDFEIRHLKSETLSSHSEEEKKEKCSVSELSQLSFGGSPGEYDRYLSYVNKLLAHWNKCQNAVVYDDQVDQERVIKVILFVLSLQFTARKPILIISKSTALSVWESEFLRVASSANIIVYKGSKDVRSSIRSLEFYNESSSIMFEILLSSSDVVAEDLDMLKAVEWGAVVIDECQSSRMSRYFEQIKRLIADMRLLLVSGQIKDCSADYQNLLSLLDSGYELSSDHLKIDSNTNVYELKETFASYVAFECKSGSSRFVEYWVPVQLSYLQLEQYCATLLSNSMFLSSSLKSDPADALREVIISTRKCCDHPYLLDQSLQSVVTKGLSAEENLAVGIKVSGKLQLLDKILVETKARGLRVLILFQSIGGSGRDSIGNILDDFICQRFGKYSYVRIDGRGYANSEKKAVVNMFNDKESGRLFLLLEDRACLPSIKLSAVDIVILFDSDWEPLNDIKALHRISIGSQFEQLKVFRLYSSFTVEEKILILAKEGRRVDSNIRTLNRNSCLRLLSWGASYLFNKLDEFHGCSKLFSVSNVYCEQSFLNAVLLELLRQLPCRGESNHSAKCSFITKVPQNIVYDGSISLFGEKEIGSMNHEPSTFSWQKLLEGRQPQWKLLSESSPRRKKFQYLDNPPRKSEFGDGGDIKKSQIVVNSTDDPTYPNWKLKGKRKITVANKKRKLAASKDIGETNFHCSTDGKKDVNQNNQLLLKLGISKLCETLLLPENVRGTAVAFLEYIMRDYDVSWESVSTSQAYQISLCWTAADLLEHKINQNKSLALAKLRLNLDCREEEVDYIYSKLQSVAKKFAQCSENVKGYKKSNCSKRVCVNPQHPVPKTIPSIPSCGQSGTLQSASSNGPDESLTEKTVSSLPMRLVADHFKSDPEHGGTEVIVLEGVRANNSKQHFKVGSPCDQPKDHALILDSRHHQSPVRLPTTDFIAEPSEVPQAQCNEIVTGNDLVTTTNATQPNEDSDETDAVTLERATVFGSPSDQPKDHALISDSRHHRSPVRLPATDFVTEPSEVPQAQCNAMVTGNDLVKTTNATQPDEESDETDAVSLERATLSRISQHDSAVTHLTGDLNALEFTGTGQSLVEADINTVESYSLLCQETAVSLPLHIRSSSSESSISTIPASGMQHLLSSNQHALCQEAPVPRQPLLEVPLDESSGPPVMHSVTLVPQQPSASTPVGESQMCIENQRSTTTLLRSPNDYPCQVNIVRPVSVTPQPACSKPLRIELERIQKFREQTLKLHEDTILRLKSECDKEIEEICKKYDMLLQDAEVAFMQKGQDLESYCSKVYLNNILAETLTFNLEKNSAGSPAIDSFINQLIQQPSLMLDPQIPSSTGLGAAAPAQMSNHTPTGVVAPHSSPAIRVRGSCWVGNARAPAPHLRALNPPPMSTPHISALRGKMPNQQLVSNPQTISPYLPRGTPRLPRESSGIHFPVFNSYVSALEVPLDIGNHAGPNPQHQLRPWHNWGLTSHIPSLTDRVATGSPVVPAAFDAEPICLSDDD; via the exons CCTGAGTGTCACTACTGCTGATGCTTGCGAGGAAGTAAAGGAGGAAGTTATGGAGAGTCGCCTTTTATGTTCTAAAATGCAGAG GGTGGATTTTGATTCAACACAACAATGTTATTCTTGCAATGCAGAACCAGGGAACGCATTGCATAGTGTCTTTCCTGTTCAG GATGGAAAGGAATTGATTTCTGAGCTCAATATGGATCAGACTGAAGAATATTCCAGTGATGTGTTGGACAAGGAATCTCAGTTAGAAATTAAAACTGGTGGCGGACATAATGCATGTGTCACCTGCATGCTTGGTGGAAAGCTTTT GTCCTGTGTTGGAAAAGGGTGCAAAAGGGATTTTCATCTTTCCTGTCTTGTCCCTGCTCTAAGTAATTATCCACCTGGAGTTTGGCACTGTATTTGGTGtgtaaaaaagaagaaagaacttGGTGTGCATTCTGTCTCTGAAGTAGAGTCCATTTGGGATGCTAGAGAGGCAGTTTCTGATAATAAAA CAATGCCGTGGGAGAAGCAATACTTTGTAAAGTACCGAGGTCTTGCTCATGTTCACAATCGCTGGATTCCTGAAAAAAAGCTGCTTTTGGAGGCTCCAAGACTTGTTACAAAATATAATAGCAAAAATCAG GTGATTAGGTGGAAAACAGAGTGGACTGTTCCACATCGTTTGCTACAGAAGAGAAAGTTATTGTTTCCTACAAATTCTGATGAGAATGATTTAGATTGCACTTATGAGTGGCTCGTGAAATGGACTGGCCTTGGTTATGAGCATGCTACATGGGAATTGGagaattcttcatttttgacATCACCTGAAGCTATGAAGCTCAtgagagattttgaaattcgGCACCTAAAGTCAGAAACATTGTCTTCCCATTCTGAAGAAGAGAAG AAGGAAAAATGCAGCGTTTCTGAATTGTCACAGTTGTCATTTGGAGGTTCACCTGGAGAATATGACCGTTATCTAAGTTATGTTAATAAGCTTCTTGCACATTGGAACAAATGTCAGAATGCTGTTGTCTATGATGACCAGGTGGATCAG GAGCGAGTTATAAAGGTGATATTGTTTGTTTTATCTCTGCAATTTACTGCACGGAAGCCTATTCTAATAATCTCAAAGTCGACTGCTCTTTCTGTATGGGAATCTGAGTTCTTACGTGTGGCATCATCTGCCAATATCATAGTTTATAAAGGGAGCAAAGATGTCCGGAGTAGTATTAGATCATTGGAATTCTACAATGAAAGTAGTTCCATAATGTTTGAGATACTTCTATCCTCTTCTGATGTTGTTGCTGAg GACTTAGATATGTTAAAAGCTGTAGAATGGGGAGCTGTTGTAATTGATGAGTGCCAAAGCTCTAGAATGTCTAGATATTTTGAACAAATCAAGAGGCTAATAGCTGATATGAGGCTTCTTCTTGTTAGTGGTCAAATCAAG GATTGCTCTGCTGACTATCAGAATTTGCTGTCCCTCCTTGATTCTGGATATGAGCTAAGCAGTGACCATTTGAAGATTGACTCTAATACTAATGTTTACGAACTAAAGGAAACATTTGCTAGTTATGTTGCATTTGAGTGCAAGTCAGGGTCTTCTAGGTTTGTTGAGTATTGGGTTCCAGTCCAGCTTTCTTATCTGCAACTTGAGCAGTACTGTGCTACATTGCTTTCGAACTCaatgtttctttcttcatctttgaaGAGTGATCCAGCTGATGCTCTTCGTGAGGTTATTATTTCAACCAGGAAG TGTTGTGATCACCCATATCTTCTTGATCAATCTTTGCAAAGTGTTGTCACAAAAGGTCTTTCTGCAGAAGAGAATTTGGCAGTTGGAATAAAAGTGAGTGGAAAACTGCAACTTCTTGATAAAATCCTTGTGGAGACTAAAGCCAGGGGCCTACGAGTATTAATCCTTTTTCAG TCAATTGGTGGCTCTGGACGAGACTCAATAGGAAATATTCTGGATGACTTTATCTGTCAGAGATTTGGTAAGTATTCTTATGTGCGCATTGATGGTAGAGGATATGCCAATTCAGAGAAAAAAGCGGTTGTAAATATGTTTAATGATAAAGAAAGTGGCagactttttcttttgcttgaagATCGCGCTTGTCTCCCAAGCATTAAACTTTCAGCAGTCGACATTGTCATTCTGTTTGACAGTGATTGGGAGCCACTGAATGACATAAAGGCCCTGCATAGGATCTCTATTGGTTCACAGTTTGAGCAGCTCAAAGTATTTCGTTTGTATTCATCTTTTACTGTTGAAGAAAAAATTCTAATTCTTGCTAAGGAAGGTAGAAGAGTAGATAGCAATATAAGAACTTTAAACAGGAACAGCTGCCTTAGATTGCTAAGTTGGGGTGCTTCTTATCTATTCAATAAGCTTGATGAATTTCATGGCTGTAGTAAGTTGTTCTCAGTTTCAAATGTTTATTGTGAACAGTCATTTCTGAATGCTGTATTATTAGAGTTGCTAAGGCAATTACCTTGCAGAGGTGAGAGCAATCATTCTGCCAAATGTTCATTTATTACAAAAGTACCCCAGAACATTGTCTATGATGGAAGCATTTCTTTATTCGGTGAAAAAGAAATAGGATCGATGAACCATGAACCATCAACATTTTCTTGGCAAAAACTGCTCGAAGGAAGGCAACCGCAGTGGAAATTGTTATCTGAGTCCTCtccaagaagaaagaagtttCAATATCTTGATAATCCACCAAGAAAATCCGAATTTGGAGATGGTGGTGATATAAAGAAAAGCCAGATAGTGGTCAACAGCACAGATGATCCTACATATCCAAACTGGAAGTTAAAAGGCAAAAGGAAAATAACTGTtgcaaacaagaaaagaaagctgGCTG CATCTAAGGACATAGGTGAGACAAATTTTCATTGCTCAACAGATGGTAAGAAAGATGTTAATCAG AACAATCAATTGTTGCTGAAGCTGGGGATCTCAAAACTTTGTGAAACTCTGCTACTTCCG GAGAATGTCAGGGGCACTGCAGTGGCATTTCTTGAGTACATAATGCGAGATTATGATGTTAGCTGGGAATCTGTTTCTACATCACAAGCATACCAGATATCTCTG TGTTGGACAGCTGCTGATTTATTGGAACATAAGATTAATCAGAACAAATCACTTGCACTTGCAAAACTACGCTTAAATTTGGACTGCAGGGAGGAAGAGGTAGATTATATTTACTCCAAATTGCAGAGTGTTGCGAAAAAGTTTGCTCAATGTTCCGAGAATGTAAAGGGTTACAAGAAGTCAAATTGTTCAAAGAGAGTTTGTGTCAACCCCCAACATCCTGTTCCTAAAACTATACCATCTATTCCTAGCTGTGGTCAAAGTGGAACTTTACAGAGTGCATCATCTAACGGTCCTGATGAATCTCTTACTGAGAAGACAGTATCCAGTTTACCTATGAGATTGGTAGCTGATCACTTTAAATCTGATCCAGAGCATGGTGGAACAGAAGTAATTGTCTTGGAAGGAGTGAGAGCCAATAATAGCAAGCAGCATTTTAAGGTTGGTAGTCCCTGTGATCAACCAAAAGATCATGCCCTTATATTAGATTCTCGACACCACCAAAGTCCTGTTAGACTGCCGACCACTGATTTTATTGCAGAGCCTTCTGAAGTTCCCCAAGCCCAATGTAATGAAATAGTTACAGGCAATGACCTTGTGACTACAACCAATGCTACCCAGCCCAATGAAGATAGTGATGAAACAGATGCAGTGACCTTAGAAAGAGCAACTGTTTTTGGTAGTCCCAGTGATCAACCAAAAGATCATGCCCTTATATCAGATTCTCGACACCACCGAAGTCCTGTTAGACTGCCGGCTACTGATTTTGTAACAGAGCCTTCTGAAGTTCCCCAAGCCCAATGTAATGCAATGGTTACAGGCAATGACCTTGTGAAAACTACCAATGCTACCCAGCCCGATGAAGAAAGTGACGAAACAGATGCAGTGTCCTTAGAAAGAGCAACTCTTTCAAGGATCAGTCAGCACGATAGTGCAGTTACTCATCTCACTGGAGACTTGAATGCTTTGGAGTTTACTGGGACTGGCCAATCCTTGGTGGAGGCAGATATTAACACTGTTGAATCATATTCATTGCTATGCCAAGAG ACAGCTGTCTCCTTACCACTTCATATAAGGTCATCTTCCTCTGAGAGCAGTATATCTACTATACCTGCATCTGGGATGCAACATCTTCTCAGCAGCAATCAGCATGCTTTGTGTCAAGAGGCTCCAGTTCCAAGACAACCATTATTAGAGGTCCCACTGGATGAATCATCTGGTCCTCCTGTTATGCATTCAGTTACACTTGTGCCGCAACAGCCATCTGCAAGTACACCTGTGGGTGAAAGTCAAATGTGCATTGAGAACCAAAGGAGCACAACTACTCTCTTAAGATCTCCAAACGATTATCCTTGTCAAGTCAACATTGTGAGACCTGTGAGTGTGACACCTCAGCCTGCTTGCTCAAAGCCACTTCGCATTGAGCTGGAGAGAATACAAAAGTTTAGGGAGCAAACTTTGAAGCTACATGAAGATACG ATATTACGGCTGAAGTCTGAGTGTGATAAAGAGATAGAAGAAATATGTAAAAAGTATGACATGCTCCTTCAAGATGCTGAGGTAGCATTCATGCAAAAGGGACAGGATCTTGAGAGTTATTGCAGCAAAGTTTACTTAAATAACATATTGGCAGAAACACTGACatttaatttggaaaaaaattcaGCTGGATCACCAG CAATTGACAGTTTCATTAATCAGTTGATTCAGCAACCTTCTCTGATGCTTGATCCACAAATTCCATCATCGACAGGCCTAGGTGCAGCAGCACCTGCACAGATGTCTAACCATACACCAACTGGTGTTGTTGCACCACATTCCAGTCCTGCAATCCGTGTTAGAGGAAGCTGCTGGGTTGGCAATGCACGAGCACCAGCTCCACACCTTCGAGCCTTAAATCCACCACCCATGTCGACACCTCATATATCAGCCTTGCGTGGAAAGATGCCCAATCAGCAATTGGTAAGTAATCCACAGACAATTTCACCATACCTACCTCGTGGAACACCTAGGCTGCCCAGAGAATCATCTGGTATTCATTTTCCGGTTTTCAATAGTTATGTTTCAGCGCTAGAAGTTCCTCTGGATATTGGCAATCATGCTGGTCCTAACCCACAACATCAGTTAAGACCTTGGCATAACTGGGGATTGACTTCTCACATACCCAGTCTAACAGACCGAGTGGCCACTGGTTCTCCCGTTGTCCCAGCTGCTTTTGATGCAGAACCCATTTGTTTATCAGATGATGATTGA
- the LOC18597975 gene encoding uncharacterized protein LOC18597975 isoform X3, protein MESNSGISGSSPKGNGANSSKMTSTTAEGLTSLASAGKDSNCSRSSTREMCKNILTSPSPSSGGNKKQFQKPMFKTKRTPKWFEKRRMTRSMKRLDKIDRYFSCFSVSKMCEQVSGSLRYEKVKLVNPQELVKPHDNVKRVADHELNPSNRMRCDSRSYREWLRLRASKYKVSGSYGSLSVTTADACEEVKEEVMESRLLCSKMQRVDFDSTQQCYSCNAEPGNALHSVFPVQDGKELISELNMDQTEEYSSDVLDKESQLEIKTGGGHNACVTCMLGGKLLSCVGKGCKRDFHLSCLVPALSNYPPGVWHCIWCVKKKKELGVHSVSEVESIWDAREAVSDNKTMPWEKQYFVKYRGLAHVHNRWIPEKKLLLEAPRLVTKYNSKNQVIRWKTEWTVPHRLLQKRKLLFPTNSDENDLDCTYEWLVKWTGLGYEHATWELENSSFLTSPEAMKLMRDFEIRHLKSETLSSHSEEEKKEKCSVSELSQLSFGGSPGEYDRYLSYVNKLLAHWNKCQNAVVYDDQERVIKVILFVLSLQFTARKPILIISKSTALSVWESEFLRVASSANIIVYKGSKDVRSSIRSLEFYNESSSIMFEILLSSSDVVAEDLDMLKAVEWGAVVIDECQSSRMSRYFEQIKRLIADMRLLLVSGQIKDCSADYQNLLSLLDSGYELSSDHLKIDSNTNVYELKETFASYVAFECKSGSSRFVEYWVPVQLSYLQLEQYCATLLSNSMFLSSSLKSDPADALREVIISTRKCCDHPYLLDQSLQSVVTKGLSAEENLAVGIKVSGKLQLLDKILVETKARGLRVLILFQSIGGSGRDSIGNILDDFICQRFGKYSYVRIDGRGYANSEKKAVVNMFNDKESGRLFLLLEDRACLPSIKLSAVDIVILFDSDWEPLNDIKALHRISIGSQFEQLKVFRLYSSFTVEEKILILAKEGRRVDSNIRTLNRNSCLRLLSWGASYLFNKLDEFHGCSKLFSVSNVYCEQSFLNAVLLELLRQLPCRGESNHSAKCSFITKVPQNIVYDGSISLFGEKEIGSMNHEPSTFSWQKLLEGRQPQWKLLSESSPRRKKFQYLDNPPRKSEFGDGGDIKKSQIVVNSTDDPTYPNWKLKGKRKITVANKKRKLAAASKDIGETNFHCSTDGKKDVNQNNQLLLKLGISKLCETLLLPENVRGTAVAFLEYIMRDYDVSWESVSTSQAYQISLCWTAADLLEHKINQNKSLALAKLRLNLDCREEEVDYIYSKLQSVAKKFAQCSENVKGYKKSNCSKRVCVNPQHPVPKTIPSIPSCGQSGTLQSASSNGPDESLTEKTVSSLPMRLVADHFKSDPEHGGTEVIVLEGVRANNSKQHFKVGSPCDQPKDHALILDSRHHQSPVRLPTTDFIAEPSEVPQAQCNEIVTGNDLVTTTNATQPNEDSDETDAVTLERATVFGSPSDQPKDHALISDSRHHRSPVRLPATDFVTEPSEVPQAQCNAMVTGNDLVKTTNATQPDEESDETDAVSLERATLSRISQHDSAVTHLTGDLNALEFTGTGQSLVEADINTVESYSLLCQETAVSLPLHIRSSSSESSISTIPASGMQHLLSSNQHALCQEAPVPRQPLLEVPLDESSGPPVMHSVTLVPQQPSASTPVGESQMCIENQRSTTTLLRSPNDYPCQVNIVRPVSVTPQPACSKPLRIELERIQKFREQTLKLHEDTILRLKSECDKEIEEICKKYDMLLQDAEVAFMQKGQDLESYCSKVYLNNILAETLTFNLEKNSAGSPAIDSFINQLIQQPSLMLDPQIPSSTGLGAAAPAQMSNHTPTGVVAPHSSPAIRVRGSCWVGNARAPAPHLRALNPPPMSTPHISALRGKMPNQQLVSNPQTISPYLPRGTPRLPRESSGIHFPVFNSYVSALEVPLDIGNHAGPNPQHQLRPWHNWGLTSHIPSLTDRVATGSPVVPAAFDAEPICLSDDD, encoded by the exons CCTGAGTGTCACTACTGCTGATGCTTGCGAGGAAGTAAAGGAGGAAGTTATGGAGAGTCGCCTTTTATGTTCTAAAATGCAGAG GGTGGATTTTGATTCAACACAACAATGTTATTCTTGCAATGCAGAACCAGGGAACGCATTGCATAGTGTCTTTCCTGTTCAG GATGGAAAGGAATTGATTTCTGAGCTCAATATGGATCAGACTGAAGAATATTCCAGTGATGTGTTGGACAAGGAATCTCAGTTAGAAATTAAAACTGGTGGCGGACATAATGCATGTGTCACCTGCATGCTTGGTGGAAAGCTTTT GTCCTGTGTTGGAAAAGGGTGCAAAAGGGATTTTCATCTTTCCTGTCTTGTCCCTGCTCTAAGTAATTATCCACCTGGAGTTTGGCACTGTATTTGGTGtgtaaaaaagaagaaagaacttGGTGTGCATTCTGTCTCTGAAGTAGAGTCCATTTGGGATGCTAGAGAGGCAGTTTCTGATAATAAAA CAATGCCGTGGGAGAAGCAATACTTTGTAAAGTACCGAGGTCTTGCTCATGTTCACAATCGCTGGATTCCTGAAAAAAAGCTGCTTTTGGAGGCTCCAAGACTTGTTACAAAATATAATAGCAAAAATCAG GTGATTAGGTGGAAAACAGAGTGGACTGTTCCACATCGTTTGCTACAGAAGAGAAAGTTATTGTTTCCTACAAATTCTGATGAGAATGATTTAGATTGCACTTATGAGTGGCTCGTGAAATGGACTGGCCTTGGTTATGAGCATGCTACATGGGAATTGGagaattcttcatttttgacATCACCTGAAGCTATGAAGCTCAtgagagattttgaaattcgGCACCTAAAGTCAGAAACATTGTCTTCCCATTCTGAAGAAGAGAAG AAGGAAAAATGCAGCGTTTCTGAATTGTCACAGTTGTCATTTGGAGGTTCACCTGGAGAATATGACCGTTATCTAAGTTATGTTAATAAGCTTCTTGCACATTGGAACAAATGTCAGAATGCTGTTGTCTATGATGACCAG GAGCGAGTTATAAAGGTGATATTGTTTGTTTTATCTCTGCAATTTACTGCACGGAAGCCTATTCTAATAATCTCAAAGTCGACTGCTCTTTCTGTATGGGAATCTGAGTTCTTACGTGTGGCATCATCTGCCAATATCATAGTTTATAAAGGGAGCAAAGATGTCCGGAGTAGTATTAGATCATTGGAATTCTACAATGAAAGTAGTTCCATAATGTTTGAGATACTTCTATCCTCTTCTGATGTTGTTGCTGAg GACTTAGATATGTTAAAAGCTGTAGAATGGGGAGCTGTTGTAATTGATGAGTGCCAAAGCTCTAGAATGTCTAGATATTTTGAACAAATCAAGAGGCTAATAGCTGATATGAGGCTTCTTCTTGTTAGTGGTCAAATCAAG GATTGCTCTGCTGACTATCAGAATTTGCTGTCCCTCCTTGATTCTGGATATGAGCTAAGCAGTGACCATTTGAAGATTGACTCTAATACTAATGTTTACGAACTAAAGGAAACATTTGCTAGTTATGTTGCATTTGAGTGCAAGTCAGGGTCTTCTAGGTTTGTTGAGTATTGGGTTCCAGTCCAGCTTTCTTATCTGCAACTTGAGCAGTACTGTGCTACATTGCTTTCGAACTCaatgtttctttcttcatctttgaaGAGTGATCCAGCTGATGCTCTTCGTGAGGTTATTATTTCAACCAGGAAG TGTTGTGATCACCCATATCTTCTTGATCAATCTTTGCAAAGTGTTGTCACAAAAGGTCTTTCTGCAGAAGAGAATTTGGCAGTTGGAATAAAAGTGAGTGGAAAACTGCAACTTCTTGATAAAATCCTTGTGGAGACTAAAGCCAGGGGCCTACGAGTATTAATCCTTTTTCAG TCAATTGGTGGCTCTGGACGAGACTCAATAGGAAATATTCTGGATGACTTTATCTGTCAGAGATTTGGTAAGTATTCTTATGTGCGCATTGATGGTAGAGGATATGCCAATTCAGAGAAAAAAGCGGTTGTAAATATGTTTAATGATAAAGAAAGTGGCagactttttcttttgcttgaagATCGCGCTTGTCTCCCAAGCATTAAACTTTCAGCAGTCGACATTGTCATTCTGTTTGACAGTGATTGGGAGCCACTGAATGACATAAAGGCCCTGCATAGGATCTCTATTGGTTCACAGTTTGAGCAGCTCAAAGTATTTCGTTTGTATTCATCTTTTACTGTTGAAGAAAAAATTCTAATTCTTGCTAAGGAAGGTAGAAGAGTAGATAGCAATATAAGAACTTTAAACAGGAACAGCTGCCTTAGATTGCTAAGTTGGGGTGCTTCTTATCTATTCAATAAGCTTGATGAATTTCATGGCTGTAGTAAGTTGTTCTCAGTTTCAAATGTTTATTGTGAACAGTCATTTCTGAATGCTGTATTATTAGAGTTGCTAAGGCAATTACCTTGCAGAGGTGAGAGCAATCATTCTGCCAAATGTTCATTTATTACAAAAGTACCCCAGAACATTGTCTATGATGGAAGCATTTCTTTATTCGGTGAAAAAGAAATAGGATCGATGAACCATGAACCATCAACATTTTCTTGGCAAAAACTGCTCGAAGGAAGGCAACCGCAGTGGAAATTGTTATCTGAGTCCTCtccaagaagaaagaagtttCAATATCTTGATAATCCACCAAGAAAATCCGAATTTGGAGATGGTGGTGATATAAAGAAAAGCCAGATAGTGGTCAACAGCACAGATGATCCTACATATCCAAACTGGAAGTTAAAAGGCAAAAGGAAAATAACTGTtgcaaacaagaaaagaaagctgGCTG CAGCATCTAAGGACATAGGTGAGACAAATTTTCATTGCTCAACAGATGGTAAGAAAGATGTTAATCAG AACAATCAATTGTTGCTGAAGCTGGGGATCTCAAAACTTTGTGAAACTCTGCTACTTCCG GAGAATGTCAGGGGCACTGCAGTGGCATTTCTTGAGTACATAATGCGAGATTATGATGTTAGCTGGGAATCTGTTTCTACATCACAAGCATACCAGATATCTCTG TGTTGGACAGCTGCTGATTTATTGGAACATAAGATTAATCAGAACAAATCACTTGCACTTGCAAAACTACGCTTAAATTTGGACTGCAGGGAGGAAGAGGTAGATTATATTTACTCCAAATTGCAGAGTGTTGCGAAAAAGTTTGCTCAATGTTCCGAGAATGTAAAGGGTTACAAGAAGTCAAATTGTTCAAAGAGAGTTTGTGTCAACCCCCAACATCCTGTTCCTAAAACTATACCATCTATTCCTAGCTGTGGTCAAAGTGGAACTTTACAGAGTGCATCATCTAACGGTCCTGATGAATCTCTTACTGAGAAGACAGTATCCAGTTTACCTATGAGATTGGTAGCTGATCACTTTAAATCTGATCCAGAGCATGGTGGAACAGAAGTAATTGTCTTGGAAGGAGTGAGAGCCAATAATAGCAAGCAGCATTTTAAGGTTGGTAGTCCCTGTGATCAACCAAAAGATCATGCCCTTATATTAGATTCTCGACACCACCAAAGTCCTGTTAGACTGCCGACCACTGATTTTATTGCAGAGCCTTCTGAAGTTCCCCAAGCCCAATGTAATGAAATAGTTACAGGCAATGACCTTGTGACTACAACCAATGCTACCCAGCCCAATGAAGATAGTGATGAAACAGATGCAGTGACCTTAGAAAGAGCAACTGTTTTTGGTAGTCCCAGTGATCAACCAAAAGATCATGCCCTTATATCAGATTCTCGACACCACCGAAGTCCTGTTAGACTGCCGGCTACTGATTTTGTAACAGAGCCTTCTGAAGTTCCCCAAGCCCAATGTAATGCAATGGTTACAGGCAATGACCTTGTGAAAACTACCAATGCTACCCAGCCCGATGAAGAAAGTGACGAAACAGATGCAGTGTCCTTAGAAAGAGCAACTCTTTCAAGGATCAGTCAGCACGATAGTGCAGTTACTCATCTCACTGGAGACTTGAATGCTTTGGAGTTTACTGGGACTGGCCAATCCTTGGTGGAGGCAGATATTAACACTGTTGAATCATATTCATTGCTATGCCAAGAG ACAGCTGTCTCCTTACCACTTCATATAAGGTCATCTTCCTCTGAGAGCAGTATATCTACTATACCTGCATCTGGGATGCAACATCTTCTCAGCAGCAATCAGCATGCTTTGTGTCAAGAGGCTCCAGTTCCAAGACAACCATTATTAGAGGTCCCACTGGATGAATCATCTGGTCCTCCTGTTATGCATTCAGTTACACTTGTGCCGCAACAGCCATCTGCAAGTACACCTGTGGGTGAAAGTCAAATGTGCATTGAGAACCAAAGGAGCACAACTACTCTCTTAAGATCTCCAAACGATTATCCTTGTCAAGTCAACATTGTGAGACCTGTGAGTGTGACACCTCAGCCTGCTTGCTCAAAGCCACTTCGCATTGAGCTGGAGAGAATACAAAAGTTTAGGGAGCAAACTTTGAAGCTACATGAAGATACG ATATTACGGCTGAAGTCTGAGTGTGATAAAGAGATAGAAGAAATATGTAAAAAGTATGACATGCTCCTTCAAGATGCTGAGGTAGCATTCATGCAAAAGGGACAGGATCTTGAGAGTTATTGCAGCAAAGTTTACTTAAATAACATATTGGCAGAAACACTGACatttaatttggaaaaaaattcaGCTGGATCACCAG CAATTGACAGTTTCATTAATCAGTTGATTCAGCAACCTTCTCTGATGCTTGATCCACAAATTCCATCATCGACAGGCCTAGGTGCAGCAGCACCTGCACAGATGTCTAACCATACACCAACTGGTGTTGTTGCACCACATTCCAGTCCTGCAATCCGTGTTAGAGGAAGCTGCTGGGTTGGCAATGCACGAGCACCAGCTCCACACCTTCGAGCCTTAAATCCACCACCCATGTCGACACCTCATATATCAGCCTTGCGTGGAAAGATGCCCAATCAGCAATTGGTAAGTAATCCACAGACAATTTCACCATACCTACCTCGTGGAACACCTAGGCTGCCCAGAGAATCATCTGGTATTCATTTTCCGGTTTTCAATAGTTATGTTTCAGCGCTAGAAGTTCCTCTGGATATTGGCAATCATGCTGGTCCTAACCCACAACATCAGTTAAGACCTTGGCATAACTGGGGATTGACTTCTCACATACCCAGTCTAACAGACCGAGTGGCCACTGGTTCTCCCGTTGTCCCAGCTGCTTTTGATGCAGAACCCATTTGTTTATCAGATGATGATTGA